GCGATCTACAAGCTATGCTTGCGCTGGTTCGAGATCCGAAGACGGATGTGTTTGCGCGAATCCCGTGGGGCGATGGACAGACGCTCCTCCGAGAGGCGATGTTGCTCGCCGATCACAACGCGTATCATCTCGGCCAGTTCGTGCTCCTGCGCAAGCTCCTGGGCGAATGGCGGTGAAGGGAGGATCATGCGGTCCGCATGACTCGCCTGATCGCCTGCGCCAGCTTCTGCCACTTCGATTCTTCCCGCGTCAATTGTCTGCGTCCCGCTGGGGTGAGGCGGTAGTACTTGGCCGTGCGATTGCGATCTGGCATGGGCTGCCATTTGGACGCAATCCACCCCTTGCGGTGTAAGCGATGCAGGGCGGGGTACAGCGACCCGTGCTCGACCTGCAGCACCTCGTCTGAGGTCCGCTGGATGTGCTTGGCGATGGCGTGGCCATGTGCCGGCCCGAACAGCAGCGTCCGAAGGACG
The sequence above is a segment of the Luteitalea sp. genome. Coding sequences within it:
- a CDS encoding PadR family transcriptional regulator, whose product is MPKEQDRIELLQGTLDMLVLRTLLFGPAHGHAIAKHIQRTSDEVLQVEHGSLYPALHRLHRKGWIASKWQPMPDRNRTAKYYRLTPAGRRQLTREESKWQKLAQAIRRVMRTA